TCGTTCTTGCGGACTGGAAGCACTCCTCAACGGCCCAGCGGGCGCCGGCGGCCCGGACGATCTCCGCTCTCGGGGTGCCAACTGGTGTTCCGCCCCCGGGCCCGTAGCCGAAATCGTCGCGCATGCGGACCGGCGAACTCGGCCGCGCGACTCTCCGACGGGGCAGGTGGACGCTGGAGCGGCGCGCGTCAGGGCAGATCGGGCACATGGTGAGGAGGGGCGGGGGTCGGCCTGTGCGCTGGGCTCGCTGGGCGCAGACCGCAGTGGAACGCTGGTAGAGGAAGCGGTTCATAAACGGGGAGCTCGTCGGCCTTCAGCATGAGCGTCTGGACTTCCCGCTGCTCCAGGAGCGTGCCCGCCCGTGCGGGCGCGGCGCGAGCCGGGCCGCCGAGGAACGTCCGGCCCACATGAACTGGATCGTGCACGGGTTCTTGAGCACCTGCCGTGCTGCTGCACGTCGCATGTCAGCAGGTCGCAGACCCATGTTCGAGGTGTTCCCCGAGGGCGTGGGATTTCGGTGGTTGCTCGCAGATTCCGCGAGTGACGCTCGGGTTCGCGGTCGACTGACGAGGGTTTCGGGTGCGAGCCCTTTGCCCCCGGGCTACCCCAGATCGGCGAGGAGGCCGTCGAGGGCTTTGTGGAGGGCTTCGGAGTTGGCCGGGCCGAACCACGTGGTGCGGACGCGTTCGTTGTTTCCGTTCGGGGCCTCCTCAAGCAGGTGACACTGCAAGCGAGTTCGAGGAGGCCCCGGTGCAGGTCGGCGCGTATCTCGTAGCGAGTGCGGAGGCGTTTGAACTGATGAAGCCAGGCGAACGTTCGCTCTACGACTCACCGGGTTTTGCCCAGGCCGGAACCGTGCAGGGCACCACGGCGGGCGATCTTCGGCGCTATCCCTCGCTGCCGGAGGAGGCGCCGGTACTTGTAGAAGTCGTAGCCGCGGTCGGCATACAGGCGCTGCGGACGGTGGCGCGGCCGTCCGCGCAGGCCACGAATGCGAGGGATGGCATCGACCAACGGCATGAGTTGGGTGACATCGCGCCGGTTGCCCCCGGTCGGTGATACGGCGAGCGGCGTGCGGTGCTGGTCGACGATGACGTGGTGCTTGCTGCCCCGGGGCGCCCTCGGTCGACCGGAGATGGTCCTGATCGGCAGTCACGACGCATGACCTTGTCAGAGAACCCGCCTGGACTGGGCGGGGTGGCTCGGCCCCGCGTCGTTGCCGGCGATGTCGATCAGGTCGAGGACGAGCTTGTCGGGCTCACCGGCCCGCCAGGCGAGCACCACGCGGCTGGGGCGGTGGCCGGTGAGGGGCACGAAGCTGACGCCCGGGGTCGCGTGGCGGTGAGCCGCGGCCGACGGGAGCAGGCCGACGGCCGACTGCCACACGACAGCGTGCAGGCACTCGCCGATCGTGCTCACCACGGGCATGTCCGGATCGTCGGAGCCGGCGGCGAGCCAGAAGTCACGCCACTGCGGGTCGGCCCCCGGCGGCAGCCGGAACGTCGTGCGTCCGCGCAGGTCCAAGACGTCGATCCGGGCCGACCCGGCCAGTGGGTCGCTGGAGGGCATGACAGCCACCAGGGGTTCCTCGTGGAGGACCCGGACGGCAAGGCCCGTCGTGTCGAAGGGCAGGCGGGTGAAGGCCACATCGACCTGCCCCGTACGCAACCCCGCGCTCGGATCGGCCAAGTCGCACTCCCGCAGCCGGACGGCTGCCCGCGGATACCGTCGGCGGAAGGTCTCCTGCGTCCCGGCGTCGAGGGCCGCTCCCGCGCCGGCAACCGCGCCGACGACGATCGTGCGGTGTCCGGTGCTCTGTCGCACCTTCTCCTTCGCCCGCTCGGCGTGTTCCAGCAGATCCTTCGCCTCGTCGAGCAGGACCCGGCCGCTGTCCGTGAGCAGCACACCTCGCGGTGACCGCTCCAGCAGTCGGCAGTCGAGTTCCTCCTCCAGTTCCCGGATGCGCCGACTCAACGGCGGCTGCGACATGTGCAGCCGGGCGGCGGCGCGGCCGAAGTGCAGTTCCTCGGCTACAGCGACGAAATACCCAAGCTGCCTCAAGTCCATGACCGGCCACGATACCGAGACGCTCGGGGCGATACGGAATCGGTCCTGGACCCGGTGGTCCGGGACGCGGTGACATCGGTGCGGGACCGAACCGAGGAGGAAAGATGCACGTCGAGCTGCGACCGGTCGACGGCGCGCGGGTGACGACGCTGATCGACAATTCCAGCGACGCCCTGCTGCCGGACGGACATCTCGTGAGGCGGTGGGGCCTGGCCGGGGCAGGAGCCGGCGCGCCCCTGCCCGTAGCACCGGCCGGTCTGACCACCGCGGGCACCACGATCGATGTCCTCCGGGCCGAGCACGGCTTCTCGGCGATGGTGGAGATCAGCACAGGCGGTCGCAACCGGCGGATACTCTTCGACGCCGGAGCGACCACCGACGGTCTGATCGGCAACCTCGACCGCCTCGGCGTGCACCCGGACACCTTCGAGACCATCGTCCTCAGCCATGGTCACTTCGACCACGTGACCGGTCTGCACGGGCTGGTACG
This sequence is a window from Streptomyces sp. NBC_01775. Protein-coding genes within it:
- a CDS encoding LysR family transcriptional regulator encodes the protein MDLRQLGYFVAVAEELHFGRAAARLHMSQPPLSRRIRELEEELDCRLLERSPRGVLLTDSGRVLLDEAKDLLEHAERAKEKVRQSTGHRTIVVGAVAGAGAALDAGTQETFRRRYPRAAVRLRECDLADPSAGLRTGQVDVAFTRLPFDTTGLAVRVLHEEPLVAVMPSSDPLAGSARIDVLDLRGRTTFRLPPGADPQWRDFWLAAGSDDPDMPVVSTIGECLHAVVWQSAVGLLPSAAAHRHATPGVSFVPLTGHRPSRVVLAWRAGEPDKLVLDLIDIAGNDAGPSHPAQSRRVL